A section of the Ochotona princeps isolate mOchPri1 chromosome 19, mOchPri1.hap1, whole genome shotgun sequence genome encodes:
- the LOC101536256 gene encoding interferon-gamma-inducible GTPase 10-like, with amino-acid sequence MMQSQIIQFPNQMSSPSWNKEKIHGPYRKTYHIGSIQMEIGHIRDKIGYLLALMGSLVSTAASDEHSDLLCCVKEYFKNFSQKSAIISQETSNSVQLCLAKGDIQGACSIIRNALKDIDKLPLSIAVTGETGSGKSSLVNSLRGVGHEEEDAAPTGAEETTMERRPYKHPRFPSVTIWDLPGIGTVTFQPKDYLKNVKFAEYDFFIIVCATRFKKSDIDLAKAIKAMKKNFYFVRTKVDIDLQNEQTAKPNSFDREEVWKKIRDTAQQEFRRHNIDAKIFLISSLKLSEFDFPILMDTLLEGLNAQKHYIFTLFLPNITEAAIDKKRDSLKQIVWLEAMKAGLLATLPVVSIIQDQDVKKLKKSLHQYQLQLGVDDLSLQSLAKDLKVPVKELQKILISPHLFDTEENQTIEEKLRRYLEVFISAIGGPPAMWLHFEKVYLLQEYFLDIVAADAKALLKMSYLKN; translated from the coding sequence ATTGGTTATTTGCTTGCATTAATGGGCTCGCTTGTCTCAACTGCAGCTTCTGATGAACACAGTGATTTGCTCTGCTGCGTTAAGGAGTACTTCAAGAACTTTAGTCAAAAAAGTGCAATCATCTCTCAGGAAACAAGCAATTCAGTTCAGTTGTGCCTGGCAAAAGGAGACATTCAAGGTGCATGCTCCATAATCAGGAATGCATTAAAAGATATTGATAAGCTCCCACTCAGCATCGCTGTGACTGGGGAGACGGGGTCAGGGAAGTCCAGTTTGGTGAACTCCCTGAGAGGGGTTGGACATGAAGAAGAAGATGCAGCCCCCACTGGGGCAGAGGAGACAACCATGGAGAGAAGGCCATACAAACATCCAAGGTTTCCCAGTGTGACAATATGGGACCTACCTGGCATTGGAACCGTTACTTTCCAGCCAAAAGATTATCTGAAGAATGTCAAATTTGCCGAGTATGACTTCTTTATTATTGTTTGTGCAACACGCTTCAAGAAAAGTGACATAGACCTGGCGAAGGCGATCAAAGCTATGAAGAAGAATTTCTACTTTGTGAGAACCAAGGTGGACATTGATTTACAAAATGAACAAACAGCTAAACCAAATAGTTTTGACAGGGAAGAAGTCTGGAAAAAGATTAGAGACACAGCTCAGCAGGAATTTCGCAGGCATAATATTGATGCCAAAATCTTCCTAATATCCAGCTTGAAGTTGTCTGAGTTTGATTTCCCAATCCTGATGGACACCCTGCTAGAGGGTCTTAATGCTCAAAAGCATTACATATTCACACTTTTCCTGCCGAATATTACTGAGGCTGCCATTGACAAAAAGAGAGACTCCCTGAAGCAGATTGTCTGGCTAGAAGCCATGAAGGCTGGGCTTCTGGCTACCTTGCCTGTGGTGAGCATCATTCAAGACCAAGATGTGAAGAAACTGAAGAAGAGCCTTCACCAGTATCAATTGCAGCTTGGAGTGGATGATTTATCTCTACAGAGTTTGGCTAAAGATTTGAAAGTGCCTGTGAAAGAACTCCAAAAGATCCTTATATCTCCTCATTTGTTTGACACTGAGGAGAACCAAACAATAGAGGAAAAACTTAGGAGGTATTTAGAGGTATTCATTTCAGCCATTGGTGGTCCTCCAGCTATGTGGTTACACTTTGAGAAAGTTTACCTCTTGCAGGAGTATTTCCTTGACATAGTGGCTGCCGATGCTAAAGCTCTCCTTAAAATGTCATATTTGAAAAACTAA